Genomic window (Drosophila sulfurigaster albostrigata strain 15112-1811.04 chromosome 2R, ASM2355843v2, whole genome shotgun sequence):
AATAACGAATTTTTTACGGATTTATATTAATGAATCGGGCacatcatatacatatattatatgctTCGGCTGTCATTTTCCTGTCAACTGTCAACTGTCGCCTCGATTTCCGTTTTGTTTACCGATGCCTACTCGAAAAacgttttcttttcattataatgaattaattgtttacatcaattgttgctttaattgatttttgttcatacatatttaatgtcTGACATCGCCAATATGTTTGCTCAGCTTTTCCTGCGCCGACGTAGAAAGAGAAGAGGaaatagtttttcttttttgcttgcttgcgtGTTGCATGTGATTAACTATTGACGTCGAcggcgatggcgacggcgacgatgcagcttgttgttgtacaaTTGCCAGGTGTGATAGCTATCAGTAGCTTCGGTCTCGATTGGGCCATAAAATGTTAGATAAGAcgagcgacagcaacaaagtTTATTTCTTGCGATAAACTGGAAATTAGACTTAAGGGAACGCGTTGAGTAacacaaaaagtaaaagaattaaatatattccCAACGGAACTTGGGAAAATACGATTTATTCTGCTGTCAAGCAAATTTCTATTCtagtttgtatatatataatataaacactCATTAAATTGatctattattaaaacaaacacctaacaacaattaattgtacaatttaatgagcaacattaaattaacataacgTTTGTTTAGATTACTTTTCCAGCATAATTATGCTGTGGATAATGTTTCTCATATgctgtaaattaattaaattgttcatTTCCGTTGTCTAATTAAATGGATGGCATAAAAAACGCTACCAGCCGtgtaattttcaattcaatattcaattaaaatgacaaacagcaaaaataaattacatcaAATGCGACTCTATATAAAATGTGGAATACGTGCAGTAGAAGCCACATAAATTGGTCAATGATAGTAGAACTTTAGTTATTACTTCAATgcgaataaattattaattttagtttttagtttagaaCGCATTTTTTGAGTTGATATCAATCAGCATAGtttcaattactttaaaatatttagtgaACTTTTATTGCCAAAAGTTTGGTTCAGAAATTTTTAGATATCTTtttattctaatttaaaattattgtaattttataaaaatcttaGAATGGTAACTTTTAAGTGCTAAGGCAAAGGTCaggcatataaaatattcacagTAATTACTCTTCTCTAAGCCGAGAGGATATCTATTAGTTCATCAATTTGCCAAGCTCTGCGCCTAAAAACTTATGCCCATAACTTGTGCCAttagtaattaaatattttgtggttgcaattcaattgaagtCCGCGCTAAAAAAGCGTTTGGCGATTGGGAAATGAGTGAACAACTTGTGTGACATGCATTTtggcaaaattaattttgctgtAGAGTTGTGACTGCATTTAGATGTACATAAATGcgtaaaattaattgaatgtcaaagtgtaattaatttgcacaCATTTGTCATTCGCTTGGCCCTGACCCGGGCTTGCCAAAAGCACTGACAATGTCAGGTGAATTGCGGTTATTTATGATGATTTGTTGGTTCTGGGTCAACGGGCAGTTAACATTGCAGTTGTAAAACGATATCGAATGCCGCTTCAAAACTGATTTGTGCCATCAACTTCTCTGCGACATGTTGCCAGTTGAGTTGAGATGAGTTCGAATTCAGAATTACAGCGCAACGCACTTAGGAACATTTTGTGGTTgaaaaagagatagagagagagactgggAGACAGCGACAGTAGCTGGGCGATTTAACCACAGTCTCCAAACCATATCAATAGCCAGTGCCTCCTCGTGTTGTGccaactgtctgtctgtctgtctgtccgtctgtctggcTGTTGCTTACGACCTCAATTACATGCGCAAATAAACTGCAACAAACATTTGCTGAGAACTCACCGCTTCCGCccacaaagcagcagcagcaacaacagcagcagcagtgaaaGCCTTTCACATATGTGGCCTCAGAGCTAGCTCTGCTTTTGTATTACAGTGCCAACAAAATGTTAGCTCCCACACCCAAACACATACAGTCTCTCTTGTATGTTTGCGTGTTTTGGTATTagaatttcaatgcaaatgtCCTTGTCACATTTGGggaattcatttgaaaatttgcCTAGGCACATTGCCCACACGGCAATGCGTTCAAGTGTGCTtaacgtatgtgtgtgtgtgtgggagtgtgttagtgtgtgaaCCAACACAAATAATAAGCAGCCGAAAATATAGTTGAATCGCATGCAGTACGATTCTGAAAATGATTTCCTCCcacaaaattttgttaaagttttataatgtacaaaattaaatcaaaatgttgaCATCAAATTTGCTGATTCAATTGAGCAGCAGACAATTTACaatcaataaatgcaaatatttattatcattaaatttagcatacaaattatttgaattaaagtatataaaaataaatttatgcgaTTTTCTGTGCGGGTTTTTTAGggttaaaattgtttgttggaAACACCTTCAGTTACGATGTGAAATCCATTCGTCCTATGCAACGACCTTGCTAAGGGGcttaaacaaaaatcaagCATACGAGGCGTTTCTTATTATGACTCTTAATAaagtccacacacacacacagagggtGGTGAAATTTGAGCCAGCCTTGGTGGCTCACACGGTTGTAATGTTTTGCGTAATTTCATGTTTTAGTTGCCGCCTAATTGCAGTCATGCAACTCGGCAACTGGGCATCGATTGCATGGCTCGTAAATCTTCATAAGTCTCTTGGccggttgctggttgctggttggttggttgctgGTAAAGTAACGTGgcattaatttcatattatcaGCCCAGCCAGGCTGCCCGGGGGGCCATAAAACCAAACGCGATGCGAAAGCTAaagcacatacacatacaactAGCGAGTAACTTACGGCTTGTTGTGCAGCGGCTACAATGTGGCAAaagcatagcatacttttggggtTTCGAATTTAATGGCTCTGCGAAGGAGGAAAcgaagctgctgttgctgctgcagcgccTTTTTGCAATACTTACAActctcatcgtcgtcgtcgtcgtcgtcgtaggcAATGAACTGCCTTGGCCTGCCTTTGGCCAAGCCAAGTTTTGAGTCAGTCGGCTTTTAGTCTGGCAAAAAACTTTTACTAGCGCGCATTTAAAATGAGCTCACGTGCTCAGCACCAAGACTAAcactgctcctgctcctgctcctgatGCGGACACAATTTCACAGCGAAATGATTTTCTAAAGGGGTCCCAGGTTTACCCCGAAAAAGCTTTCCACTGACCTCCGCCAAAAGGGGCAGCCCATTTGTGTATTTGAACGTTGAAAGATGCAAATTTACTACGCTCCAAAATGGTCCGacagttgaaataaatattaaagtgaaaaactttgtctctctctctctcgctctcactttctttctttctgtagTCCAGCCCTTTGGCTATACGGTGGGGAGTGGGGGGGCGTGGTCAGCTGTTTGGTCGTGCAATTTGACTCCTTTTCAGTTCTTCTTTGCTTGGCAAAAATTAACGTTTGCATAAGGTTTATAGAAACAGTTATGGCTATGGGTGGAAGTTGGGAGTTGGGAGGGGGAGCGGACCCATAAAACTTGTTCATTCATAAATCATgcacaaaattattatcattatgaAAGTTGCCTTTCGCTATCATCAAAGCGGGCAAAACAGTGTGggggaggagaaggaggaggaagtGAAAACGCCGCCTTGGCTGAAGGGTTAAGCGCGTCAGAGTCAGAGAATTCCCTTACTTCGCGACGTtgactttcatttttttcaatttttcatcaTCAAATCCAGGCGAGGCAACACAGCGCACAGCGCACAGCGCACACAGGACACAAGCCACAAGCTAAGGCCTttgacaaaagaaaaatgaacgTTGCATAGATTTTAAACGCACAGATTTAGTTCGCTTCCTTCACTTCATCtactttaacattttgttttcttacgtttttatttcgtttcgttcgttcgctGTGAACTTTGATAATTTTAcacttaatttcatttaagctGTCAGTGCAACTGTGTGTGTCCTGTATGTCCTTGTCAGGCagcagctgagctgagctgaaagagagagcgaagcaGCGAGTGACAAACCCAATGAGACAACCAAACATTTGACTTATTGCACAAGTCAATTTGGTTTTTGCCAAGACACTGGCAGAGGACAACTAGGTTAGCTCTCGAGCATGCTGAGCGCATTTCTCGCTCGTATCGCTTGGTTTTATTTCACTCTTCGCTGCGATGAGTTTAACGAGTTTATTTCGTTATTGATATGCAGCCGGAAGTCAAAGTTATTCCCTCTCCTCCCCTTCTCTTTCGCGAAAAATGTCAGTTTACCCCTTGATGCTTGCATCGATTACCAAGTTATAATTGGTTTAGAGTTTGACTCAAAGTTCGATCATTAAATAACGAATACATTATTGTGTAAAGCAATAAAAGTAGTGATTTCGTTTTCAATAGGATTAACGGAGTAGTACAAtgataaattgttattatatttctatttattttaatataaatagagTGAAAAATCgatattgaaaaatttgaattgattttgttcttttattatagttttaaatgtaaaatatcttttttttatttatcacaTTACATAAGCTTGATTCATTATGACTTTATTCTTGATTTCAACACTTTGTATTCTTAATGTTACTAATTTTCTTGGATTTCCTCCTctactatttttataataatatttcaatgtgATATTCATTAATTATGGTTgtcattttctaaaaaaaagattaaagaCGTCTCGATTCACATTCTGTTTTGGATTGATGGCATAGCTGATTCATATAATACCTAACTTCACTGAAAATGGTTTAATCAACTGTTGTTCGATTAGAATAAtagataatataaaaatataataaatacctTTATTGGTTTTACATGCCTTTTTGAGGTAAGGTAATGATTAGATGATAGTTTCATTTACTTCTACTTTGATTAGAATAATAATTAGACAGTTTATTTGAAAGCTGCCCTCAGTGgtagaaaaaaccaaaaaaaagtcGTTTGCAAACCCTCTTAAAATAAATCGCTGAAATCTCTTCGACGTTAGTAACTTCCTTGCTGTGTTGCGGCAAAATCTCACTTAATCCCTGCTATAGATCAACCGAGGAAACTGCCTTTCGCACTGCTATTGCACTTGCCCTTGCAGTTGCCGAAGAGTGCATAAATCGTATAATGCACGCGAATTACTTAAAGGCAAAAAACAGGCGAAAGGAAAGCACAACTTTGGGCGAACAAGTTGCAAAGTTACGCCTATGccagagagaagagagaagaagcTGCCAATGTTGCCAATATGCTGGCCACGAAGCAACTCGCATctagaaaaacacacacaaaactgaacaacaacaacaacaacaatcgaggCAACATTGAGGCAACACCCGCACCCTTCGCTCGTGGTATCCAATCTGGCAACCACATTCTCCAACTCGGAGACTCAAGCTATGCAAAATAGTAGCAACAAGCAAATTGTGAACGCGGAAATTGAATCTAAAAGCTGTTTTTCCCCCTCTGTGTTAGTCGTAGTATTTGCATGCTTTGCTgctaacaaaaatacatatccGTACACTACACCAATAAACTTGGGAAAAACATCAGCCAGCCAGATGTAAAAACTCTGGAGCCAAAAGTGCCAGGGCCAAAAGTTTTCCGAACAAGACTTTTTTTTTAGGGGCgtgtttttccatttttttttttttgcgtcgAGCGATTGATTTTTACTGCTGCCTGTCGAAGGCGATGATGGAGCGTTTCCTCcacaaatataaaaacgaCAATCTATTCTTATCGCCTTATCAATTTGACttgaaatcaattattaaGTGAGTACACATTTAGCATTGTCAGTTGTTATTTACTCGAGTGAcggctaaaaatatatttgtatctctAAAAAACAAGAGCCTTCACCCTTTCTGATAAACTTCGATACcaataatactttttaaatgtCAGAAGCAATACtcccatttatttatttttggaatttttcgaagaatttttatttgcaactaGCAATTTTTCGCTCAAAGCATTCCCCGTTGCTCGACGAATGCGTGTTTACGcgtattattttgcattttttcaattgcaacGTGGTTAAAAATTTTGCTGGCAGCTTCATCTTTTGGCCCTGTtgtaacaaatacaaaaacaacgcaatcgaaataatataaaacgaaatggaaaacGCCAAAAAAgcgcttttgtttattttcgatttatattttaagagttgTGCATTGCATTTCCATTCTCTTGTGCATCTGTGAACGATATCAAAACATTATCCGGAAAACAGCAAGAAAAAGGTAAAGTGAAATGGAATGTTGAAAATACATGAGCTTTGCACATTTAAATTACGTTTTTGTGAGTGCAAATAATACGCATTTAAGATCAATGtgtgttaaataaatacaacaatcTCTATGCAGGGTATTTTGTCGTTGAATATGATTTATGGTTTCAAAAACAGTAACAAGCGATGACCAATCAAATCGAATGAAATCTAAACACGAATATGAATGTATTAAATGAGCTGAAATCATGTTGCAATGGCTGATTATTTATAGGGGTCGTAGACGAATTGAAGAGGTCAACTTTATGTGACCCCTCCACACTGGTCATTTATAATACTCAGTCATGGCAGctcacatttattttgtgtggaATATTATTGTTCCGATTGAATTATTCTTTGGTCGAGCAAATGTTTCTATTCCCATCCGAAATGGATAAGTTTTAATTATACGCCTGCCAGCGGGACATGGATAGACACATTTCGGGCCAgtccttgccttgccttgcctagAAGAGAAGTGTCCTTGCCATGTGTTGACCTGACGTACGGCTCTAAAAGCATGccacaatttaatttgaatgtcaGTTTTGAAACTATTCTGTGCTGTGTTGACCATTTCTTGACCTACGTTTAAAGTTTTCCATGGCTCTCCGCACTCTGTGAATGGCATACGTATATAATTATGATTGGGGACTGGAccgcattttctttttgtgagAAATATGATATGAAAATGTGCTCGTCTAATCTTTGGCAATGTCTCCGAGGTAACTGACTAAGTGAAAAGGGTATTTGCCATTGGGAATATGTGCGCATACTTATTCAAAAACTTATTGTTGGTCACTTTCAAGGTTACATCCCCGTCTGAGCCTATTGACATTGCTTGTCGTTGCCCATGGACATTTGAAACGGACCGTACCGGACCATCCGATATGAATGGGACCCGAAATTGACATTGAATTTGGGCCATGTTGACAGATTGACGGGCGCCTAAACATTCCCACACACATTGGCCCTCAACACAAAATGTCTAgagttgaatttaaatttaagctgCGCACTCTGCTGAGTATCTGCTAGTCGCAAATGCCTTTGGCtgcttttttcaatttcaattttgtgaaGCACTAATTGCATTGCAGTTTCATCTCAGGCAACGCAGAGCGCTCGCGAGCAAATGAGCCAAAACCGTGGCATACTTTTTGGCACACTTCGTTCGCTTGTGCGCTTGTGTTGTCATAAGCCACTCTCTGCGCGCTCTTCTTCCCTTTCactctgtttgtgtttgcaaATACTTAAAGGCAAAGACAAACCATGTCAATGACATTTGACACGTGACccttttccacacacacacacatacagagagagagagacgcatACACACAAGCATCATAACCATAAACATTTAGCCGAAGCATCGCCAGCTCAGTGGAGTTGCCTTCACActgcgtgttgttgttgttatgagTGCTGtgttgtacttgttgtttgttgatattgttgttattgccgcTTGCTAGTTGGGGTCGTTCCAACGTGATTAGATGCGATTGTGTGCGCAATTGAGCGAAATTGATGGCAATGCTATTAAAAGGTATGTCCTGGCCACGCACACTTCacctcccctcccctcccccaAAACCCATCCTTTTGCTCGCTGCATTGGTTTCAGTTACTGCCATCGTCATCCCCAACgccagcgtcgtcgtcgttcataattaattttctagTGAATTTACTTTCATGGCATTTCGGTTAGCTGAGTGCGGCGGCCAAGTCAGCTAGTCGAAGGCAGTCAAGCCGCCCGCCCCTTCTTCCCATAACTGGAGCCCTATATAACTGCTTTTACTCTCCCCCCTTCGCTTTGTCGCCTCGCCATGGCCAAACGGTAGCTACTGTGGGCACATAAAAGTTGTTTCAGCTGcggcatttattttaatttgaaaactatttCCACGACCCGACTGCCCCCGTTTGTTTTTTGGTATGCCCACGCTTATGCTCATTATTTTCGCTTGACTTTAGTTGGATTTTTATTACATAAGTCCGGGGCccgcattgcgtatacgcaacctTATACAGCTGCcacaattttcattataatttgtatatagcGTGCTACATTACTTGCCGTGGATTCATCAGTCCGCGAGACTCGGAGAGGGAATTGGACGCAACATTAGTTGGGTTGGGGGTTGGGGGCTGCAACAAATCTGTTATAAATATTAGCACAACGCTGTTTGGCTTAATGGCAACATAATTGTATGGCTGCCAAGTTTACCACTCAGACTGAGACGGCAAAAGAAAgcgcaaaacaaatcaaagccAAGCAGCCAAATGATGTTTTGTTATACCCTGTAGAGATTGTTGCGATTCGCTTTGGgaagcaaaagaaattatgTTTAAGTACGAAATGGTTCgctataaaataattgaagtcATTGTGTAATTTTGTTTGAAGGGgcaaacattattttaagcaCTTAAACTTAACACGTGCAGGCCTCAGCTCaagtattaaaattaacttttgatggcaatggcaaaaaagTGTGGAAGATGTTCTCGCTAAGGATGAAAAACTAAAGTTGAATGATAAATTCTGgataattgcattttactCATATTATGAGTTTATTAAGTCTTCttttataattcaaaaattgtgAAGTCCTTTCAGTTTTTTGGCTTCCACTTTAACTAGTCTTTACTGTACTTACCGCGCTCTGCTTTAAAGCATCTCCAGGGACACAGTGCGCGTAATATACCCACGATATCCTGTATGCTAAAATGGgctataaaaatacatatctAAATACTTAACGTAGTTAAGCTGGCAAATTATTTGcacgaaaatatttttggcttCAGGCTAGGCAACTTCCGGCCCAGCTCTCCGACCTGCCAGAATGCGGCTAGCATAGTGGTAGTTGGCGATTTGCGAttggcagttgccagttgccagttgagAGTTGGGAGTTGAATGTTGGCAATTGGCACTTGGCGTGTGTGGCGCACATTTCGCTTTAGCGATGGCAAGTCGAAAAGGGGCAGGTCGAAAAATATCTAAACACGCGGCGGGAGTTTCCCTCATTTTTGGTGGGTGGACAAaatttgcgttttgttttgtttggctaAAACTCTCTGAAAGCGCCGCTGGCGTTGGCGGCGCAGCAATTACATTTGATTGGACACTTAAGTTTGTTcgttttcttacatttttttttattgaaacgTGATTTATGCGACTCGCCTCAATGCAAGGTCGGGTGATTTAAAAGCCGACAGcaaaaaaagtgaattttCGACAAACTATTGATATTTCGGACTCTTTCCTATATGGTTGGTGGCGGCAACTTCTCTGCTATCTTGGCCTCAAAGAACAACTTTGCTCCCTTCACGCCCACCTCGGAAACATCAACCGAATCCGTTGAAGTGCTAAGTTCCGGGTCCGCACGTTTCAGTGTGTTCACTTCTCTTTTACGATTCTCCATTGTCGCTGCATATGTGAGTAGGAATTGACAGAAATTCATCTTTGTTTCGTTTGCACCCACAACCTCCGCCATGATTTCCTTCGCAGCCAGATGGGTTTGGGGCACCGAGAGACGCTCTAAGGCTAGCTTAAGTTCGGGAAGCTCAATAAAACTATCGTTATTCTCATCGCAAAGCTTGAAGATGGCAAAGGCCTGACGTATTTCTTCGGGGTCAAAGTATCGCTGTGGAATCTTCATTTCTCTCTTCGGAATACTTTCCTCGCTGCTGTCGGTGAGTTGCAACGATCGACCTTCCATCATGACGCACAAGGATAGACGTTTAGCTGGATTATTGGtcacagcttcagcttcgtgTGAAGTTACCATTTCATCTAATTTAAGGTCCTCCATCTCAGCTATGATGCTTTCTAGACGCACACTCGATGGCGTCTTCTCGCGGTTCTTCCATGCTTTGCTAATGGCTTTAAACGATGGGCACGAAGCATTGGATGATCCTTCAGACACATCAAAGAAATGTTCCTTGGAGTTGCAAGGACTGGGCAGTTTCTCTGGAAAGCTATCTCCGATGCCATCACGATGATTATCTGCTGTATCTGGAGATGGCATCACGATGTTGGGCAGCGACGACATTGTTGTTTAAACTGTGAATTTGgttaaaaaattgatttgttctaaaagtaaataaaatgtataaaatgtcTCTTCTGTGAAagactataaaaataatgaaaatgtggAAGAAGTATATGAATAAGCTTAGAGGAAAAGGCTTGACAATAAACTGACAAACGACGTGATGTAAGAAGTTTTTTAAGCAAAGGGTATCTGTGAGTCGTGATAGATTTTTAGTTATTCTGCAGTGTTGATTCAATTTAGTTGTTGGCAAAGTGTTTTTAGTTTATCTTTGCTTTGCCATATTGTTTGTCCCTTTGTGCCGCAACCTCAGCCTCAGCCCGAGTCCCTTGGCATTTATCCCAATCAATCTGTAGGGGACAACATCACTCACTCCTCTGCTTTAGTTCTTTCGACTCCATCTCCAACTGCAAATTAATGACTGCGGCATGTGgagtaaatgtgtgtgtgtgtgtgtggtatgtTTGCGGTGCTGGTTGCCTCGTTTTTGGGGGACTGTTAACATGCCATGGCCATAAACAGTTAATTAAGCTTTTATTGGTCACTCTCTTTTTTGCGCCCTGACATTTCACGTTTTATTTGTCAAACAGGAGGCCAAAAAAGTGACGACCATAAACGGTCAGCCACCCAGGCGGCCAAGTCAAGCCGAGACTGCCATCCGCCTTCCGCCTGTCCCATGCGCCGCAAGGTAGGCAACATTATTTGCACACCGAAAGCACTTCACTTCACGTTCACCCTCAACTCCAACCTCCAACTGCTGTAACTCACCTCTGTCACCTGGCTCGTTCGTTTCGTTACGTTTCGTTACGTTGCGGAGCTTGGCCTACTGAGCTGAGCTCACATTTTGGTCCGCAGTTTATTTATTCGCTCATTTCgtgtgcaaaaatatttggtgATAACGAGCCGGCGGCCCACAGCGGCTTGTCATGTTTAAAccacatttatttgttgttggcaccacgacaacaataaaagaaatttctatatacatacttcgctttttttgctttgttgtgtACATGTAATTTTTTGTAGCTTTTGGCCAACACGGACAAcgagagagcaaaaaaagTTTTGCCGGCATCgacatttaatttacattgcaaagtttcgtttcatttcgtctcgttgcgtttcgtttggtttggtttggtttgccTTTAGCTTGGGTTCGTTTCGCATCCAGATAATAAAATGCAGAGCACTGAAACTGGAACTGAGAACTGGGAACTGGGTTAAGCAAAAGTGgatagcaaaataataatagcgaGGGCTGTGACAAACAAGAAGGCCGGGCCAAAGGACAACGCAAAACATCGATAAGataaaaagccaaagctaaagtAACGAAAAagtgtcaaaaaaaaaagaaaaaaacggaTCAGcctaagaaaatatatatgtaagtagCCGAGAAAGTTGTGCAGGTCCTTAATCAGCGcacattacacacacatatattaaGGTTTGCAAACATTATGCTAGTCTTGAAATCGTTTTCTATGGAATAACGATGAAATTTCACCGAACTTTAGTTTAATACAACTCGAATTCCGTTGAAATTGCGAATGGGAATGCACCTATGAGCCTACTTTTCGGACCTACTGTAAGTTTTTGTTGTGCCAAAAGTGTCAAAACAACTTGCAGCCTCAGTTGCAGTGGGTGCCCAAGAAAGAAAGTGTAAGTTGTTGATTTCTTGCAATAATAGGAGGGTCGAAGCGGAAGGTCGCAAGGCGTGGCAAGGTAGTTGGGGAAAGGAGGGGAGGAGAAATTGGCTGGCGGCCAGAAGTTCGCAGCATTTGCGCAAATCTTGAATGCActtcataaaaagaaaacaagtcg
Coding sequences:
- the LOC133837815 gene encoding EF-hand domain-containing protein D2 homolog, with product MSSLPNIVMPSPDTADNHRDGIGDSFPEKLPSPCNSKEHFFDVSEGSSNASCPSFKAISKAWKNREKTPSSVRLESIIAEMEDLKLDEMVTSHEAEAVTNNPAKRLSLCVMMEGRSLQLTDSSEESIPKREMKIPQRYFDPEEIRQAFAIFKLCDENNDSFIELPELKLALERLSVPQTHLAAKEIMAEVVGANETKMNFCQFLLTYAATMENRKREVNTLKRADPELSTSTDSVDVSEVGVKGAKLFFEAKIAEKLPPPTI